The Thiogranum longum genome includes a region encoding these proteins:
- the hprK gene encoding HPr(Ser) kinase/phosphatase, with product MKVTDTSVGTLFDTLSDKLELEWAGNRLGENREIQNIEPDNAKTSLVGHLNLIHPNRIQVLGATEIQYLDRLNENSRRDLVDQLFDGNTDLVIVGNGQAVPADIHQRAEASSIPLITSPRPTAQLVNYLQYYLTNLFAEKITLHGVFMEVFSLGLLLTGDPSVGKSELALELVARGHRLVADDAPEFARTSPDTLNGRCPEVLRDFLEVRGIGVLNVRAMFGDSAIKQSRNLRLILRLVPMNEAQMHTIDRLHGARSTQTILGVEIPEITLPVAPGRNLAVLAEAAARNHTLLLKGFDSAQLFVERQTRFMENNTP from the coding sequence ATGAAAGTCACTGATACCTCGGTCGGCACCCTGTTTGACACACTGAGTGACAAGCTGGAGCTTGAATGGGCTGGCAACCGGCTGGGCGAAAACCGTGAAATACAAAATATTGAACCGGACAACGCCAAAACATCACTTGTCGGCCACCTCAACCTGATACACCCCAACCGTATCCAGGTGCTTGGCGCCACAGAAATTCAATACCTTGACCGGCTCAACGAGAATTCACGGCGAGACCTTGTCGATCAGCTATTCGACGGTAATACAGACCTTGTCATCGTCGGTAACGGGCAAGCCGTACCCGCTGATATCCATCAACGCGCAGAGGCCAGCTCCATACCGTTGATCACCTCACCCCGCCCGACTGCGCAACTGGTCAACTACCTGCAGTATTACCTGACTAACCTGTTTGCCGAGAAAATTACCCTGCACGGGGTGTTTATGGAAGTTTTCAGTCTCGGGCTGTTGCTCACCGGTGACCCCAGTGTCGGCAAGAGTGAACTGGCGCTGGAACTGGTCGCCCGCGGGCACCGGCTGGTTGCCGACGACGCACCGGAATTCGCCCGCACATCGCCTGACACGCTAAACGGACGCTGCCCGGAGGTCCTGCGCGATTTCCTTGAGGTACGCGGCATCGGCGTTCTTAATGTACGCGCCATGTTTGGTGACAGTGCGATCAAGCAAAGCCGTAACCTTCGGCTTATCCTGAGGCTGGTGCCAATGAACGAAGCGCAGATGCACACCATCGACCGTCTGCATGGCGCCCGCTCCACCCAGACCATCCTTGGTGTCGAGATCCCGGAAATCACTTTGCCGGTGGCACCAGGTCGCAACCTCGCCGTACTGGCCGAGGCCGCTGCACGTAACCATACCCTGTTGTTAAAAGGTTTCGACTCTGCGCAGCTGTTTGTGGAACGCCAGACGCGTTTCATGGAAAATAACACTCCGTGA
- the ptsN gene encoding PTS IIA-like nitrogen regulatory protein PtsN codes for MHIAKLLDPERIACQQEGSSKKRALETLSKLLASGLPDFTDGEIFDSLIGRERLGSTGLGKGVALPHGRMSGLDTPIAALLTLEKGIDYDAIDNQPVDLLFALLVPEESTDEHLKILALLAEMFSNADFCSQLRKSSNAKDCLDLINHWNTNQQLSA; via the coding sequence ATGCATATTGCCAAACTCCTTGATCCAGAACGTATCGCCTGCCAGCAAGAAGGCTCCAGCAAGAAACGTGCACTGGAAACACTTAGTAAACTGCTGGCAAGCGGTCTGCCGGACTTTACGGACGGAGAGATCTTCGACAGCCTGATCGGGCGTGAACGGCTCGGCAGTACCGGACTCGGCAAGGGTGTCGCCTTGCCACATGGACGCATGAGCGGGCTGGATACCCCGATAGCGGCACTGCTGACCCTTGAGAAGGGCATTGACTATGACGCCATAGACAACCAGCCGGTTGACCTGCTGTTTGCCCTGCTGGTACCCGAAGAATCGACAGATGAACACCTGAAAATACTCGCCCTGCTTGCAGAAATGTTCAGTAATGCCGACTTCTGCAGCCAGTTGCGCAAAAGCAGCAATGCAAAAGACTGCCTTGACCTGATCAACCACTGGAACACGAACCAGCAACTTTCTGCATGA
- the hpf gene encoding ribosome hibernation promoting factor: protein MQIDITGHHVEITEPMRAYVAEKFQRLERHFDHVTDVHVVLSVEKLRHTAEATIHITGGKLFAEDTEENMYAAIDGLTDKLDRQIKKHKEKLTDHHRSEGAENKKQAL, encoded by the coding sequence ATGCAAATCGATATTACTGGACACCACGTAGAAATAACCGAACCCATGCGCGCCTATGTCGCTGAAAAGTTTCAGCGACTGGAGCGTCATTTTGACCACGTCACCGATGTACACGTGGTACTCAGTGTAGAGAAGCTGCGCCATACTGCCGAGGCGACCATCCACATTACCGGTGGCAAGCTGTTTGCCGAGGATACTGAAGAAAACATGTATGCCGCAATCGATGGCCTGACGGACAAGCTGGACCGCCAGATCAAGAAACACAAGGAAAAGCTCACCGACCACCACCGCTCGGAAGGTGCAGAGAACAAAAAGCAGGCCCTGTAG
- the lptB gene encoding LPS export ABC transporter ATP-binding protein, with protein sequence MSRLEARELGKSYSGRKVIESVSLHVDSGEVVGLLGPNGAGKTTCFYMIVGLVPSDGGSVWLDDQDLTPFPMHVRARKGVGYLPQEASVFRKLSVADNLLAVLELRKDLSRRERADKMENLLQELHIEHLREQKGVSLSGGERRRVEIARALAMEPRFILLDEPFAGVDPISVIDIQRIVEHLTERNIGILITDHNVRETLGICSRAYIIGNGHTLAEGSPDDILQNQKVRDVYLGDHFRM encoded by the coding sequence ATGAGTCGACTGGAAGCCCGGGAACTTGGCAAGAGCTATTCGGGGCGCAAGGTCATCGAGTCTGTATCGCTCCATGTCGACAGTGGCGAAGTCGTAGGACTGCTCGGCCCCAACGGTGCAGGCAAAACCACCTGTTTTTACATGATAGTAGGCCTGGTGCCCAGTGATGGCGGCAGCGTATGGCTGGACGACCAGGACCTGACACCCTTCCCCATGCACGTACGTGCTCGCAAGGGCGTCGGCTACCTCCCACAGGAAGCCTCGGTGTTCCGCAAGTTAAGCGTTGCCGACAACCTGCTCGCGGTCCTGGAATTACGAAAAGATTTAAGTCGGCGGGAACGTGCCGATAAAATGGAAAACCTCCTGCAGGAACTGCACATAGAACACCTGCGGGAACAAAAAGGCGTGAGCCTGTCCGGTGGAGAACGCCGGCGCGTGGAGATTGCACGCGCCCTGGCCATGGAGCCTCGCTTTATCCTGCTGGACGAACCTTTTGCCGGTGTCGACCCGATTTCGGTTATCGACATCCAGCGCATTGTTGAACACCTGACCGAGCGGAATATTGGCATCCTCATCACCGACCACAACGTACGTGAAACACTGGGCATTTGCTCACGGGCCTATATCATTGGTAACGGCCACACGCTGGCCGAGGGCTCGCCGGACGACATCCTGCAGAACCAGAAAGTGCGTGATGTTTACCTTGGCGACCACTTCCGTATGTGA
- the lptA gene encoding lipopolysaccharide transport periplasmic protein LptA — MTRIIHLILATLLAIPSWSHALSSDRDQPMMIEADRVELDDTKGVSIYTGNVKVTQGTLVLTGDRMVVHNKGNDIDKVLMDGNPATYKQRPDGKEHDVHAQSRRMEYYTNPEHIILLQQAEVNQAGDVLRSERIVYDVVKDQVNAGTDKPDDRVIITIQPKPKKENKATPAP; from the coding sequence ATGACGCGCATCATTCATCTCATTCTCGCCACTTTACTGGCTATACCTTCCTGGAGCCACGCCCTTTCCAGCGACCGTGACCAGCCGATGATGATCGAGGCAGACCGCGTTGAACTCGATGATACAAAAGGCGTCAGCATTTACACCGGTAACGTCAAGGTCACCCAGGGCACACTGGTGCTGACCGGTGACCGCATGGTCGTCCATAACAAGGGCAACGACATCGATAAAGTCCTGATGGACGGCAACCCTGCCACCTACAAGCAGCGTCCGGACGGCAAGGAGCACGATGTCCACGCACAATCCAGGCGTATGGAGTACTACACCAACCCGGAGCATATCATTCTGCTGCAGCAAGCCGAGGTCAACCAGGCCGGTGATGTGCTGCGCAGTGAACGTATTGTCTATGACGTGGTAAAAGACCAGGTCAATGCAGGCACCGACAAGCCGGACGACCGCGTCATCATCACCATTCAGCCAAAGCCCAAAAAAGAAAACAAGGCCACGCCTGCACCATGA
- a CDS encoding KdsC family phosphatase, with product MKDILEKAARIKLLIFDVDGVLTDGSLFIGDDGQEYKAFHSQDGHGIKMLQKYGVRCAIITGRTSKVVEHRIRNLGIAPELVWQGQHDKLQGFAELLKQTGLQADEIAYLGDDVVDLPVMQKVGLAIAVEDAHAFVLKHSHWQTPRAGGRGAARDVCEMLMEAHGVLQQELESYL from the coding sequence ATGAAAGACATCCTGGAAAAAGCCGCCCGCATCAAGCTGCTGATATTCGATGTCGATGGTGTATTGACCGACGGCAGTCTGTTCATCGGTGATGATGGCCAGGAATACAAGGCCTTTCATTCCCAGGATGGCCACGGCATCAAGATGCTGCAGAAGTACGGTGTTCGCTGCGCCATAATTACCGGACGCACCTCGAAAGTCGTGGAACACCGCATACGCAACCTGGGTATAGCGCCGGAACTGGTCTGGCAAGGTCAGCACGACAAGCTGCAGGGCTTTGCCGAGTTGCTGAAGCAAACCGGCCTGCAGGCGGACGAAATTGCCTATCTTGGCGATGACGTAGTCGACCTCCCCGTCATGCAGAAAGTCGGCCTGGCCATTGCAGTCGAGGATGCCCACGCCTTTGTGCTGAAACACAGTCACTGGCAAACACCACGCGCAGGCGGCCGCGGAGCGGCACGCGATGTCTGCGAAATGCTGATGGAAGCACACGGCGTTTTACAACAGGAACTGGAAAGTTACCTCTGA
- a CDS encoding KpsF/GutQ family sugar-phosphate isomerase — protein sequence MTDATLKKLGLAVLDTEATAIDALKSRVDDDFVRACHYMLECEGRVVVIGMGKSGHIGSKIAATLASTGTPAFFVHPGEASHGDLGMITAKDVVIALSNSGSTEEILTILPIIKRLDVPLISMTGNPDSPLASAASVNLDVSVEKEACPLDLAPTASTTAALAMGDALAISLLEVRGFTADDFARSHPGGKLGRRLLLLIDDLIHTGDRVPYVPKGTIICDALLEMTQKGLGATAVVNDENRVEGIFTDGDLRRALDNDIDLHKTPIDEVMTRNCTLISPGLLAAEALKIMEDGKFNALLVVDNDNHLIGALNMHDLLRAGVV from the coding sequence ATGACTGATGCAACTCTGAAAAAACTGGGCCTGGCAGTGCTGGATACCGAAGCCACTGCCATCGACGCACTGAAATCCCGCGTCGATGATGATTTCGTGCGTGCCTGCCATTACATGCTCGAGTGTGAAGGCCGCGTAGTGGTTATTGGCATGGGTAAGTCCGGGCATATCGGAAGCAAGATCGCCGCCACCCTGGCCAGCACCGGTACACCGGCTTTTTTTGTCCACCCCGGAGAAGCCAGTCACGGTGACCTGGGTATGATCACGGCAAAAGATGTCGTCATTGCCCTCTCCAACTCCGGCTCGACAGAAGAAATACTCACTATTCTGCCTATCATCAAACGCCTTGATGTGCCGCTGATTTCGATGACCGGAAACCCGGATTCACCTTTGGCCAGTGCCGCCAGTGTCAATCTCGACGTCAGCGTGGAGAAAGAAGCCTGCCCGCTGGACCTTGCCCCGACCGCCAGCACCACGGCAGCACTGGCCATGGGGGACGCCCTGGCGATATCACTGCTGGAAGTTCGCGGCTTCACCGCCGATGACTTTGCCCGCTCTCACCCGGGCGGCAAACTGGGTAGACGTTTGCTGCTGCTGATCGATGACCTGATCCACACCGGCGACCGCGTTCCCTACGTGCCTAAAGGCACGATTATATGTGATGCACTGCTGGAAATGACCCAGAAAGGTCTGGGCGCGACTGCCGTGGTAAATGACGAAAACCGGGTCGAAGGCATTTTCACCGACGGTGATTTACGCCGCGCACTGGATAACGACATCGACCTTCATAAAACCCCCATCGACGAGGTCATGACCCGTAACTGCACCCTGATTTCCCCCGGTCTGCTGGCGGCAGAAGCCCTGAAGATCATGGAGGACGGGAAATTCAACGCCCTGCTGGTGGTCGATAATGATAATCACCTGATCGGCGCGCTCAATATGCACGACCTGCTGCGCGCAGGCGTGGTATAG